Proteins encoded in a region of the Coffea eugenioides isolate CCC68of chromosome 4, Ceug_1.0, whole genome shotgun sequence genome:
- the LOC113768357 gene encoding uncharacterized protein LOC113768357: protein MAADEKLRALKKAYADIILNTAKEAAARIMASERKAQRFQRELQMAKEEALRMLLRLKQMMDSKISDAELTSLSQQKKIDELEAQLQEAEDIVKDLREELREVNTELERVRNSKEKLLDDQHAVAQKGISEENEAHYSQSNALPPNQSDLGHVAAAELRSMHEFQKNESFKFYSGVPYVGNLYLGCPDLPSIILRSKEPELYRNGCTQRIRASEGNLSNMLSGKVHKRKDDISTLEDLGGKQIFSVPNCSLGNLSNVEKKVEADSQLGRWNPTPIFCVKKKRATRYRKRTITSSGSFPDQLRRPNQAPDVSCAATHLISVRSDVHFEENKSKMVSRLSSDGAEPGLEEDCAETSENDIELGNSAAVHRPVNENEGTENLVLKDSAGSSVATEGETDLQNSNITLPIYEPNEPTVADRVGNQPIHERIIKYTFQRKRKRDSLSKSNGVVSFESDTSKRRTLGEESDPVEQEKSNLVTESSRHCGRLAHIAHQLISLSESKW, encoded by the exons ATGGCTGCCGATGAG AAACTGAGGGCTTTGAAGAAGGCATATGCGGATATCATACTGAACACGGCGAAGGAGGCCGCTGCCAGAATAATGGCGTCCGAAAGAAAGGCGCAGCGGTTTCAGCGGGAGCTTCAGATGGCCAAAGAGGAGGCCTTGCGGATGCTCCTGCGCCTCAAGCAGATGATGGATTCTAAG ATTTCTGATGCAGAGTTGACGTCACTGAGTCAACAGAAAAAGATTGATGAACTTGAAGCTCAACTCCAAGAAGCTGAGGATATTGTTAAAGATCTCAGAGAGGAACTGAGAGAAGTGAACACTGAATTGGAGAGGGTCAGAAACAGTAAAGAGAAGCTCCTGGATGATCAGCATGCTGTGGCACAAAAAGGAATATCTGAAGAGAATGAAGCCCACTATTCCCAGTCTAATGCACTCCCTCCCAATCAATCAGATCTCGGACATGTTGCAGCTGCTGAATTGAGAAGCATGCATGAGTTTCAGAAAAATGAGAGTTTTAAATTCTATTCTGGTGTACCTTATGTGGGGAATTTATACCTTGGATGTCCAGATTTGCCCTCTATCATTTTGAGAAGCAAAGAGCCTGAGCTGTACAGAAATGGGTGCACTCAGAGAATACGTGCGTCAGAAGGAAACCTTTCGAATATGCTTTCTGGGAAAGTACATAAAAGGAAAGATGATATCTCTACTCTAGAAGATTTAGGTGGTAAACAAATCTTTTCAGTACCTAACTGTAGCTTAGGAAATTTGAGTAATGTTGAGAAGAAAGTAGAGGCAGATAGCCAACTTGGTAGATGGAACCCCACCCCAATTTTTTGTGTCAAGAAGAAGAGAGCTACTAGATATAGGAAAAGGACGATTACCTCATCCGGAAGTTTTCCTGATCAACTTCGTAGACCTAATCAAGCTCCTGATGTTTCTTGTGCGGCAACTCATCTGATTTCTGTGAGAAGTGATGTTCATTTTGAGGAAAATAAATCCAAGATGGTGTCAAGATTATCTTCAGATGGAGCTGAACCAGGGTTAGAGGAGGATTGTGCTGAAACTTCTGAAAATGATATTGAGCTTGGTAACTCTGCTGCTGTTCATAGACCCGTGAATGAAAATGAAGGTACAGAAAATTTGGTCCTTAAGGATTCTGCCGGGAGTTCGGTGGCTACAGAGGGTGAAACAGATCttcaaaactcaaatattacattgCCGATATATGAGCCAAATGAACCTACTGTAGCGGATAGGGTTGGTAATCAACCTATCCATGAAAGAATAATCAAGTATACATTCCAAAGGAAGCGAAAGAGAGATTCTTTGAGCAAATCCAATGGGGTTGTTTCTTTTGAAAGTGATACTTCTAAGAGGCGAACTTTGGGGGAAGAAAGTGATCCTGTGGAGCAGGAGAAGTCAAACTTAGTAACAGAATCCTCTCGACATTGTGGGCGCTTAGCACACATTGCTCATCAG CTTATATCTCTGTCGGAGAGCAAATGGTAG